A window from Roseburia sp. 499 encodes these proteins:
- a CDS encoding phospho-sugar mutase → MGYKEMYQEWLNNPYFDEATKAELRSIAADEKEIEERFYMDLEFGTAGLRGVIGAGTNRMNVYTVRKATQGLANYIAAVNGQAKGVAIAYDSRRMSPEFADEAALCLAANGIKAYVFESLRPTPELSYAVRKLGCIAGINITASHNPPEYNGYKVYWEDGAQITPPHDKGIMDEVKKVTDYATVKTMDKEAAKAEGLYQTIGADIDDPYIAELKSLVLHQDSIDAVGKDLKIVYSPLHGTGNIPVRRVLKELGFENVYVVPEQELPDGEFPTVSYPNPEAAEAFELGLKLGKEVDADLILATDPDADRLGVYVKDSKTGEYHSLTGNMSGCLIGDYVISQRKEKEGLPKDGAFIKSIVSTNMADAIAKYYGIQLVEVLTGFKFIGQKILEFETKGNGTYLFGMEESYGCLTGTYARDKDAVVASMTLCEAAAYYKTKNMTLWDAMIEMYERYGYYKDDVQAITLKGIEGLEKIQKIMDTLRENTPSEIGGYQVVSARDYKQDTIKNMETGEVSATGLPSSNVLYYDLTDDAWMCVRPSGTEPKVKFYYGVKGTSIADADEKSEKLGKEVLAMIDKML, encoded by the coding sequence ATGGGATATAAAGAGATGTATCAGGAATGGCTGAATAATCCTTATTTTGATGAAGCAACCAAAGCAGAGTTACGGAGCATTGCAGCCGATGAAAAGGAAATCGAAGAACGTTTTTACATGGATTTGGAGTTCGGAACTGCCGGACTTCGTGGTGTAATTGGCGCAGGAACAAACCGTATGAATGTTTACACTGTAAGAAAGGCAACTCAGGGACTGGCAAACTATATTGCTGCAGTCAATGGACAGGCAAAGGGAGTTGCTATTGCATATGATTCTAGAAGAATGTCTCCGGAATTTGCAGACGAAGCTGCATTGTGTCTGGCAGCAAATGGAATTAAGGCATATGTATTTGAGTCTTTACGTCCAACACCGGAACTTTCTTATGCAGTACGCAAATTGGGATGTATTGCAGGTATCAATATCACTGCAAGTCATAATCCACCGGAATATAATGGTTACAAAGTATATTGGGAGGATGGTGCCCAGATTACTCCACCTCATGATAAGGGAATCATGGACGAAGTAAAGAAGGTAACTGATTATGCAACGGTAAAGACCATGGATAAAGAGGCAGCAAAGGCTGAAGGTCTGTATCAGACCATCGGAGCAGACATTGATGATCCATATATCGCTGAGTTAAAGAGTCTGGTACTTCATCAGGATTCTATTGATGCAGTAGGAAAAGACTTAAAGATTGTATATAGTCCACTTCACGGAACCGGTAATATCCCGGTACGTCGCGTGTTAAAGGAACTGGGATTTGAGAATGTTTATGTAGTACCGGAGCAGGAATTACCGGATGGAGAATTCCCTACGGTAAGTTATCCGAACCCGGAAGCAGCAGAAGCATTTGAATTGGGCTTAAAGCTTGGAAAAGAAGTAGATGCAGACCTGATTTTGGCAACAGACCCGGATGCAGACCGTCTTGGTGTTTATGTAAAGGATTCTAAAACAGGTGAATACCATAGCTTGACCGGTAATATGTCCGGATGTCTCATTGGTGATTATGTTATCAGCCAGAGAAAGGAAAAGGAAGGACTGCCAAAGGATGGCGCATTCATTAAGTCCATCGTTTCTACTAATATGGCAGATGCCATTGCAAAATATTATGGTATCCAGTTAGTTGAAGTATTGACCGGATTTAAGTTTATCGGACAAAAGATTCTGGAATTCGAGACCAAGGGAAATGGAACTTACTTGTTTGGTATGGAAGAAAGCTATGGTTGTCTGACCGGAACCTATGCAAGAGATAAGGATGCGGTAGTTGCATCTATGACATTGTGTGAAGCAGCAGCTTATTATAAAACCAAAAATATGACCCTTTGGGATGCCATGATTGAAATGTATGAGCGCTATGGTTACTACAAGGATGATGTACAGGCAATTACCTTAAAGGGAATTGAAGGTCTGGAAAAGATTCAGAAGATTATGGATACATTAAGAGAAAATACACCTTCTGAAATTGGTGGATATCAGGTGGTTTCTGCAAGAGATTACAAACAGGATACCATTAAGAATATGGAAACTGGAGAAGTAAGCGCAACAGGATTGCCAAGTTCTAATGTATTGTATTATGATTTGACGGACGATGCATGGATGTGTGTAAGACCTTCCGGAACAGAACCAAAAGTGAAGTTTTATTACGGTGTAAAGGGAACATCCATTGCAGATGCTGATGAAAAATCAGAGAAATTAGGCAAAGAAGTTCTTGCAATGATTGATAAAATGCTTTAA
- a CDS encoding CotS family spore coat protein yields the protein MYNRENQILEQYPFEVKQTAKGRGALICDTDKGLKILKEYRGSEGRAEFLYCLLEFLKEHGQEYIDCIVKNKEEKAITVDVDGTAYMVRDWYEGKECDTKNREDILRAVQQLAKLHKIMREFPQEIPEYLKGKNNTLLLENEKHTRELKKVRNYVYSRKKKNDFEQKFLQSYPMFYREAEQVVELQRKELERTDTDSIYGICHGDYNQHNVIFTSKGLIVLNFERASYDVQAGDLGNFMRKIMEKHNWNMGLGVDMLAAYEKVREMSIEELNQLYIRLAYPEKFWKIANHYFNSSKAWVCGRNLEKLEKIMEQNEAREAFLLLMKQKV from the coding sequence GTGTATAATCGAGAAAACCAGATTTTAGAACAGTATCCATTTGAAGTAAAGCAGACGGCAAAAGGTAGAGGAGCCCTGATTTGTGATACAGATAAAGGGCTTAAGATTTTAAAAGAATATAGGGGCTCTGAGGGTAGGGCAGAATTTTTATATTGTTTGCTTGAGTTTTTAAAGGAGCATGGACAAGAATACATTGACTGTATTGTGAAAAATAAAGAAGAAAAGGCAATTACTGTTGATGTGGATGGCACGGCTTACATGGTGCGGGATTGGTATGAAGGAAAAGAATGTGATACCAAGAACCGGGAGGATATTTTGCGTGCAGTGCAGCAATTGGCGAAGTTGCATAAGATAATGCGTGAATTTCCGCAAGAGATACCGGAGTATCTGAAGGGAAAAAATAATACGCTTCTTTTGGAAAATGAGAAGCATACCAGAGAATTAAAAAAGGTTCGCAATTATGTGTATTCCAGAAAAAAGAAAAATGATTTTGAACAGAAATTTTTGCAAAGTTACCCCATGTTCTACCGAGAGGCAGAGCAAGTGGTAGAATTGCAGAGAAAGGAGCTGGAACGGACAGATACCGATTCTATATATGGAATTTGTCATGGTGACTATAATCAGCATAACGTTATTTTTACCTCAAAAGGACTGATTGTTTTAAATTTTGAAAGAGCTTCCTATGATGTGCAGGCGGGAGACCTTGGGAATTTTATGCGTAAAATCATGGAAAAACATAACTGGAATATGGGGCTGGGGGTAGATATGCTGGCTGCTTATGAAAAAGTGAGGGAAATGTCGATAGAAGAATTAAATCAATTATATATTCGTCTTGCTTATCCGGAAAAATTCTGGAAGATAGCCAACCATTATTTTAATTCCAGTAAAGCATGGGTCTGCGGAAGGAATCTGGAAAAACTGGAAAAAATTATGGAACAGAACGAAGCGAGAGAGGCCTTCTTACTTTTAATGAAGCAGAAGGTGTGA